CGTTGCTATGACCTCTAATCCGGCGCTATCGGCTTACGCTTTCACGATTGGCTCAAGCGACTTGGAACATGGCTTCCTGAACCGCCCCGGACAGGTGCGGGTGGACAAAATCTACACGCTGGCCCAATCGCTTGCAGTCAAGACGTTCGGTCGAGT
The Chloracidobacterium sp. genome window above contains:
- a CDS encoding type II toxin-antitoxin system PemK/MazF family toxin translates to VAMTSNPALSAYAFTIGSSDLEHGFLNRPGQVRVDKIYTLAQSLAVKTFGRVKPEVIDQIRTLLQSLTTPTK